CGATAGCGGCGCTCTGTTTCGCGCGTAAAAATCGCGCCGTTTTCGCGCGATAATCTCGGCGATTTGCTTTCGCCTTTGATCGACAAGGGCGCCGCTAACGGTATTTTTCATTTTCGCCGCCGCCGTTCCTTCGCGCGGGCTAAAGGGAAAAATATGAATATGCGTTAGCGGCAACAGATTAAGATTGCCGATCGCCTCGTTAAAAATCTCGTCGCTTTCGTTTGGAAATCCGACGATAAAATCAGAGCCGATCGCGTAGCCTAGATTAGCGATTTTTTCAAGCAAAATCCGATCGCTTTCAACGCGGTTTCTGCGGTTCATAGCTATTAACGCGCGATCGCTGGTATGTTGCAGAGCTATATGCAGATGTTTAGCCATAAACGGCGCGGCGCATATATCTAGCAGCCGCTCGTCGATCTGAATCGGTTCTATGCTGCCTAAACGCACGCGGCGAACGCCCGCTATGTTGCCTATTTTTTCTATTAGATCGGCGATATTTTCGCCGCGATCGCGCCCGTAGCCGCCCGTATTTGTGCCGGTTAAAACAAACTCCTCAAAACCGCCGCCGACAAGCCTTTTTACCTGCTCTAAAATTACCGCTTCGGGCAGGCTTCTAGCTCTGCCTCTTACCTGCGGGATTACGCAGTAAGAGCAGTCAAAATCGCACCCCTCTTGGATTTTGATAAACGCTTTTGTTTTGCCGTCGAAACGATCGATAATAGTATCGTCGATATGCGTTAGATCGCCTATTTGCTCAAAGGGCGAACGGGCGTTCAGAAAGCCGCCGACGTTTGCTTTTTCGGAATGCCCGAACACCCCGTCGATCGCGCGGAGATCAAGAAGTTTTTTGCCCAAGCTAGACGCGCCGCAACCGGTGAAAAGCAGTTTAGCTTTTGGATGTTCGCGCCGCATTCGTCTGACAAAAGCTCTAACGGACGAATCGGCGGAGTTTGTAACGCTGCAGGAATTAACTACGATCGCGTCCGCGTCCGCTTCGCTTGGCGCGACGCGCCACTCGTTTAAGTTCG
The Helicobacteraceae bacterium genome window above contains:
- the mtaB gene encoding tRNA (N(6)-L-threonylcarbamoyladenosine(37)-C(2))-methylthiotransferase MtaB, encoding MKNVYFKTFGCRSNFYDTQVMIANLNEWRVAPSEADADAIVVNSCSVTNSADSSVRAFVRRMRREHPKAKLLFTGCGASSLGKKLLDLRAIDGVFGHSEKANVGGFLNARSPFEQIGDLTHIDDTIIDRFDGKTKAFIKIQEGCDFDCSYCVIPQVRGRARSLPEAVILEQVKRLVGGGFEEFVLTGTNTGGYGRDRGENIADLIEKIGNIAGVRRVRLGSIEPIQIDERLLDICAAPFMAKHLHIALQHTSDRALIAMNRRNRVESDRILLEKIANLGYAIGSDFIVGFPNESDEIFNEAIGNLNLLPLTHIHIFPFSPREGTAAAKMKNTVSGALVDQRRKQIAEIIARKRRDFYARNRAPLSVLIEKNNSGLDQFFTRVFIKTNRDLSGWAIIDRYSIDENGAVIGEI